From Verrucomicrobiota bacterium JB022, one genomic window encodes:
- a CDS encoding spermidine/putrescine ABC transporter substrate-binding protein: MNRPAHAFAWLGWRGIWACFALILFGCGPVYSPEELNRAGQWTHLKLEKRTFPPGTVVRALVWGRYFDEEVIQRFEDFYQIDVQLDTVMTNDEMLKILEEKPGYYDLAMPTGYMVETMRARRLLTTLNPDLLPNAVGIPPTWRELPFDPRAQLSLPYYYGALGFGFDIAYVDGLPTSASIVLSEKNARLFEGMAALPDDARFALGATLVYLGYSANSTNRDEIREAADLLKEFRRQGNIFESDYIVDTMLEGKASLALMWSGDATLAASQMSNIRFLLPDEQVITFFDCFVIPATSQQPELAHFFLNYLLEPTVAGQMSNYSHYMVTNLAARPYVKRTILNGPAALMPPPQRTVMIESVGEMEAFYEEVFAEVKAVEPVSRPASYPPYLPRALKYGRN; this comes from the coding sequence ATGAATCGGCCCGCCCACGCGTTTGCCTGGCTCGGCTGGCGGGGTATCTGGGCGTGCTTTGCCTTGATCCTCTTCGGCTGCGGCCCGGTCTACTCACCCGAAGAGCTGAACCGCGCCGGCCAGTGGACCCACCTGAAGCTGGAAAAGCGGACCTTCCCGCCCGGCACGGTGGTGCGTGCGCTCGTCTGGGGCCGCTACTTCGACGAAGAGGTGATCCAGCGCTTCGAAGACTTCTACCAGATCGACGTGCAGCTCGATACCGTTATGACTAACGACGAGATGCTGAAAATCCTGGAAGAGAAGCCCGGCTATTACGACCTCGCGATGCCGACCGGCTACATGGTCGAGACGATGCGCGCCCGGCGACTTTTGACGACGCTGAACCCCGACCTGCTTCCCAATGCCGTCGGGATCCCGCCCACCTGGCGCGAGTTGCCCTTCGACCCCCGCGCCCAGCTCAGCCTCCCTTACTATTATGGTGCACTCGGCTTCGGCTTCGACATCGCCTATGTCGACGGCCTGCCCACCAGCGCCAGTATCGTGCTCAGCGAAAAGAATGCACGCCTGTTCGAAGGCATGGCCGCCTTGCCCGACGACGCCCGTTTTGCCTTGGGCGCGACTTTGGTTTACCTCGGTTATTCAGCCAACTCCACGAATCGCGACGAGATTCGCGAGGCGGCAGACCTGCTGAAAGAGTTCCGTCGCCAAGGCAATATCTTCGAGAGCGACTACATCGTAGACACCATGCTGGAAGGCAAAGCTTCCCTCGCCCTTATGTGGAGCGGAGACGCCACCCTCGCCGCCAGCCAGATGAGCAACATCCGCTTCCTCTTGCCCGATGAGCAGGTCATTACCTTTTTTGACTGCTTTGTGATCCCGGCTACGTCGCAGCAACCCGAGCTGGCGCACTTCTTTCTCAACTATCTGCTGGAGCCCACCGTCGCGGGCCAGATGAGCAACTACTCGCACTACATGGTGACGAACCTCGCGGCGCGGCCTTACGTCAAGCGCACCATCCTCAACGGCCCGGCAGCGCTCATGCCGCCTCCGCAGCGCACGGTCATGATCGAGTCGGTGGGAGAAATGGAAGCGTTTTATGAAGAGGTCTTCGCCGAAGTGAAGGCCGTGGAGCCTGTCTCCCGCCCGGCATCTTATCCGCCTTACCTGCCTCGAGCCTTGAAGTATGGAAGGAACTGA
- a CDS encoding prohibitin family protein yields MNLQKIRANLRQNWKEMGPKIKVTLSIFLFVFVFLVIIFSDRIFINIYPGEAGVLWRRFDGVKHQAGTDMQQVYGEGFHIIWPWDKMYVYNVRIQQVIHHFVALSNDGLAIDFDLSIRYRPRVEELPLLHREIGPNYVEKIVQPEVQSEVRSIVGKFTPDEIYTSQGFIIETILQGTLLALYDRYVVLDDLLIKEVRLPERVREAIENKLRAEQMALEWDYRIVREIKEAQRKEIEGVGVQRFQEEAMSDVARFNDYLRYRGIDATVQLATSNNAKVVVVGNRDGLPLILNMADSGQLNPAKPTDQYSAPPSVSETDLSQDDPEQTRINREKQPTEQAMPKVAVPAAPSFDEAETLYPRVMRNAENPLAPMPEQQDSKRDPSK; encoded by the coding sequence ATGAACCTGCAAAAAATCCGGGCGAACCTGCGCCAGAACTGGAAGGAGATGGGCCCGAAGATCAAGGTAACGCTGTCCATCTTCCTGTTCGTCTTCGTCTTTCTCGTCATCATTTTTTCCGACCGCATCTTCATCAATATCTACCCGGGTGAGGCCGGGGTCTTGTGGCGCCGGTTCGACGGGGTGAAGCATCAGGCAGGCACCGACATGCAGCAGGTCTACGGCGAAGGGTTTCATATCATTTGGCCGTGGGACAAGATGTACGTCTACAACGTGCGCATCCAGCAGGTGATCCACCACTTCGTCGCGCTCAGTAATGACGGCCTGGCCATCGATTTTGACCTCTCGATCCGTTATCGGCCAAGGGTGGAAGAGCTGCCTTTGCTGCACCGCGAGATCGGCCCGAATTACGTCGAAAAAATTGTACAGCCCGAGGTCCAGTCCGAAGTGCGTTCCATCGTAGGCAAGTTTACGCCCGACGAGATCTACACTTCGCAAGGCTTTATCATCGAGACCATCCTGCAAGGCACCTTGCTTGCGCTCTACGACCGCTATGTGGTTCTGGACGACTTGCTGATCAAGGAAGTCCGCCTGCCCGAGCGCGTGCGCGAAGCGATCGAAAACAAGCTGCGGGCCGAGCAGATGGCACTGGAATGGGACTACCGCATCGTCCGCGAGATCAAGGAAGCCCAGCGCAAGGAAATCGAAGGGGTCGGGGTCCAGCGCTTCCAGGAAGAAGCTATGTCCGACGTCGCCCGCTTCAACGACTACCTGCGCTATCGGGGGATCGACGCGACGGTGCAGCTTGCCACCTCCAACAATGCCAAGGTGGTGGTGGTCGGCAACCGCGACGGTCTCCCCTTGATCCTGAACATGGCCGACAGTGGGCAACTAAACCCGGCCAAGCCCACCGACCAGTATTCGGCGCCTCCCAGCGTGTCCGAGACCGATCTTTCGCAAGACGACCCGGAGCAGACCCGTATCAACCGCGAAAAGCAACCGACGGAGCAGGCGATGCCCAAGGTCGCCGTGCCGGCCGCGCCCAGCTTCGATGAAGCCGAGACGCTTTACCCGCGCGTGATGCGCAATGCGGAAAACCCACTCGCGCCCATGCCCGAGCAACAGGATTCGAAGCGAGACCCCTCCAAATGA
- a CDS encoding DUF697 domain-containing protein: MAEKSRSSAEEPTQSAPEASAPDAVETAPAVKVSPDVHAEAIINRYTAFAAGGGVIPLPLVDLAVISGVQVKMLVELCKAYGVDHNEKTAEIALGSVVGALGIFPLLQRFLASGFKVIPGVGQLLSLTAGPAAAAGITYGVGRVFAEHFANGGNLLNIDLSKAKSTFNKFYERGKQAVA, from the coding sequence ATGGCCGAAAAGAGTCGTTCCTCCGCTGAAGAGCCCACCCAAAGCGCTCCCGAAGCGTCCGCGCCGGACGCCGTCGAAACCGCGCCCGCCGTCAAGGTTTCGCCCGATGTCCACGCCGAAGCGATCATCAACCGTTACACAGCCTTTGCGGCTGGCGGCGGCGTGATTCCCCTCCCCCTCGTCGACCTCGCCGTGATCTCTGGCGTGCAGGTGAAAATGCTGGTGGAGCTGTGCAAGGCCTACGGTGTGGATCACAACGAAAAGACGGCTGAAATCGCCCTCGGCTCCGTGGTGGGTGCGCTCGGCATCTTCCCGTTGCTGCAACGCTTCCTTGCCAGCGGCTTCAAGGTGATCCCCGGCGTGGGGCAACTGCTTTCGCTAACGGCCGGTCCTGCCGCCGCAGCTGGCATCACCTACGGCGTTGGTCGCGTTTTCGCCGAGCACTTCGCCAACGGCGGCAACCTGCTCAATATCGACCTCTCGAAGGCCAAGAGCACCTTCAACAAGTTCTACGAGCGCGGCAAGCAAGCCGTCGCCTAA
- a CDS encoding diaminopimelate decarboxylase, with protein sequence MAELFWWQRRDLAFGHEGLALAGQPLAELAEQEGTPLYVYSLARIREKVRQLQQALSTVDAARRLYYAMKSNRHPSILRLLAEETTVGIDACSPGEVRRALECGFVPERISFTGYAVSRSDWRQLLAYPGLRINCDGLSALREVGRQAPGRRLGLRLDPALGVGYRGNRLVEYSGTAPAKFGIRADDLPKAREIAEEHGLVVEGLHCHAGCGYLGPQLEQWSTVLACVASCAAAFPALRYVNLGGGLGTPRQQGDERLDLAVWAEVVQRHFGGRGLEICFEPGDFLVKDAGVLILEVASIDHKAGVTFVGLNGGFNLHPEPAYYDLPLPAVPVAPREGAWRAVTLTGNINEALDVWARDLPMPPLEIGDRVALLHAGGYGAAMSSQHCLRGEFSEYVLP encoded by the coding sequence ATGGCAGAGCTTTTTTGGTGGCAGCGGCGAGACCTTGCCTTTGGTCACGAAGGCCTGGCTTTGGCCGGCCAACCCCTCGCCGAACTGGCCGAGCAGGAGGGCACGCCGCTTTACGTTTATTCCCTCGCGCGCATCCGCGAAAAGGTGCGGCAGCTCCAGCAGGCGCTGAGCACGGTCGACGCCGCCCGCCGGCTCTACTATGCCATGAAAAGCAACCGTCATCCGTCGATCCTTCGCCTGCTGGCCGAAGAGACGACGGTGGGCATCGATGCTTGCTCGCCGGGCGAAGTGCGCCGCGCGCTGGAGTGCGGATTTGTGCCCGAGCGGATCTCCTTCACCGGCTATGCTGTGTCGCGCTCCGACTGGCGGCAGCTACTCGCTTATCCCGGTCTGCGGATCAACTGCGACGGGTTGAGTGCGCTGCGCGAGGTGGGCCGGCAGGCACCGGGGCGACGGTTGGGCCTGCGGCTCGACCCGGCCCTCGGGGTGGGTTATCGCGGCAATCGGCTGGTCGAATACAGTGGCACGGCCCCGGCCAAGTTTGGGATCCGCGCCGACGATTTACCGAAAGCGCGGGAGATTGCCGAAGAGCACGGACTGGTCGTCGAAGGGCTGCACTGCCACGCCGGTTGCGGCTACCTCGGTCCTCAACTGGAGCAGTGGAGCACCGTGCTCGCCTGCGTCGCGAGCTGTGCGGCAGCATTCCCCGCGCTGCGTTACGTCAATCTGGGCGGCGGGCTGGGCACCCCGCGCCAACAGGGCGACGAAAGGCTCGATCTTGCCGTATGGGCCGAGGTGGTGCAGCGACATTTCGGCGGGCGGGGGCTGGAAATCTGCTTCGAGCCGGGCGACTTCCTCGTGAAAGACGCCGGGGTGCTGATCCTCGAAGTGGCGAGCATTGACCACAAGGCCGGCGTTACCTTTGTGGGGCTCAACGGCGGCTTCAACCTCCACCCCGAGCCCGCTTATTACGACCTGCCGCTGCCTGCCGTGCCCGTGGCACCTCGGGAGGGCGCATGGCGGGCGGTGACGCTGACCGGCAATATCAACGAAGCCCTCGACGTGTGGGCGCGCGACCTGCCCATGCCTCCGCTGGAGATTGGCGACCGCGTGGCCCTGCTGCATGCAGGGGGTTACGGGGCCGCGATGAGCTCACAACACTGCTTGCGGGGCGAGTTCAGCGAATACGTTTTGCCATAA
- a CDS encoding acyltransferase domain-containing protein — MTSPRITFLLSGQGSQHFQMGRELYERHPVFNYWMREGDRLLREREGYGFLETLYDAGRKKSDPFDDLALTSPALYTTEYALAQTLAHHGIVPQRLIGFSLGEFAALAIARAVTFEQGLRAVSHQPALFADCPPGRMIGILAGADSVAASITAPYEVVAVNGPQHCVIATAVEHVPEVVRGLEGARLLHQVLPVPLAFHSRWIDPARRAFAERFAGLQIALPQVEVWGGRNVAWQEGEGAAQLWDAVRAPMDLPAAVARAEAAGPSLFIDIGPSGTMAGLVRKLLNPSSLSQAHPIFSPFGNEEKALQRLLQLIHTASPV, encoded by the coding sequence ATGACTTCTCCGCGCATCACGTTCCTGCTTTCCGGGCAGGGTTCGCAGCACTTTCAAATGGGGCGCGAGCTGTATGAACGCCACCCCGTGTTCAACTACTGGATGCGCGAGGGCGATCGCCTGCTGCGAGAGCGCGAAGGGTACGGCTTTCTGGAGACGCTCTACGATGCGGGCCGTAAAAAGAGCGACCCCTTCGACGACCTGGCGCTGACCAGCCCGGCCCTCTACACGACCGAGTATGCGCTGGCCCAGACGCTGGCGCATCACGGCATCGTGCCGCAGCGGCTGATCGGCTTTAGCCTGGGCGAATTTGCGGCCCTGGCGATTGCACGCGCGGTGACTTTCGAGCAGGGTCTGCGGGCCGTATCTCACCAGCCCGCGCTCTTTGCCGACTGTCCGCCGGGGCGCATGATCGGTATTCTGGCCGGTGCCGACTCGGTCGCCGCCAGCATCACGGCACCCTACGAGGTGGTGGCAGTCAACGGCCCACAGCACTGCGTGATCGCGACCGCAGTCGAGCATGTTCCGGAAGTCGTTCGCGGCCTTGAAGGTGCCCGGTTGTTACACCAGGTGCTGCCGGTGCCGCTGGCCTTTCACTCCCGCTGGATCGACCCGGCGCGCCGGGCTTTCGCCGAGCGCTTTGCCGGTCTGCAGATCGCGCTCCCGCAGGTAGAAGTCTGGGGCGGGCGCAACGTAGCCTGGCAGGAAGGGGAGGGCGCCGCCCAACTCTGGGATGCCGTCCGCGCACCGATGGACTTGCCTGCCGCAGTCGCGCGCGCCGAAGCCGCCGGCCCTTCACTCTTTATCGACATCGGCCCCTCCGGCACGATGGCAGGCCTCGTGCGCAAGCTGCTGAACCCTTCCAGCCTCTCGCAGGCACACCCGATTTTCAGCCCCTTTGGCAACGAAGAGAAGGCGCTCCAACGTCTGCTGCAGTTGATCCATACCGCAAGCCCAGTCTGA
- a CDS encoding 4'-phosphopantetheinyl transferase superfamily protein, which yields MANLPLPTVRLPSHSTIDLGLQREGQAVAAVWSSASDDLSTLEATAADWLHPAELARLSELRFTARRRSFLLGRRAAQQALQHLLGLPEGERLEIRSGVFGFPVVASTDARRPQVSLSHTGEVAVAVAFFEDHPLGIDIEAISVDRMETVLRHASAHERALLEALDCAPEVATTVLWTCKESLSKILRTGLMTPLEVYELDNLTAHGEGCWTASFRNFAQYRAEAGIAGYAVQALALPRRTMLGRADVFRHVATA from the coding sequence GCCTACCGTGCGTCTCCCCTCCCACTCGACGATTGACCTCGGCCTCCAGCGCGAGGGGCAAGCTGTCGCGGCGGTATGGTCGAGCGCAAGCGACGATCTGTCGACGCTCGAAGCGACGGCCGCGGATTGGCTGCACCCGGCGGAATTGGCGCGCCTGTCCGAGTTACGCTTCACGGCCCGGAGGCGCAGCTTCCTGCTCGGGCGTCGAGCCGCGCAGCAGGCCTTGCAACACCTGCTCGGGCTGCCGGAGGGCGAGCGACTGGAGATCCGTTCCGGCGTGTTTGGCTTTCCCGTCGTAGCCTCGACGGACGCTCGCCGACCGCAAGTCAGCCTATCGCACACGGGCGAAGTCGCGGTCGCGGTCGCGTTTTTTGAAGATCACCCGCTGGGCATCGACATCGAGGCGATCTCGGTCGACCGCATGGAAACGGTCCTGCGTCACGCCAGCGCCCACGAGCGGGCGTTGCTGGAGGCGCTCGACTGCGCGCCCGAAGTCGCCACCACCGTGCTCTGGACCTGTAAGGAGAGCCTCAGCAAGATCCTTCGCACCGGCCTGATGACGCCGCTGGAGGTCTACGAGCTCGACAACCTGACGGCACATGGCGAGGGATGTTGGACGGCCTCGTTTCGTAACTTCGCCCAATACCGGGCCGAGGCTGGCATCGCCGGATATGCCGTGCAGGCGCTCGCGCTTCCCCGGCGAACGATGCTTGGCAGGGCCGATGTCTTTCGCCACGTTGCCACCGCATGA